A window of Nocardiopsis sp. Huas11 genomic DNA:
CCGCGCCGCCGTGGGCGTAGGCGCCCAGGGCCAGCTCCTTGGCGGCGAACCCCGCCGTGGGCGGCAGGCCGGCCATCGACGCCAGGGCGAGGACGGAGAGCCAGAAGGTGGCGGGGGAGGACGTGCGCAGTCCGGAGAGCTCGCGCAGGTCCCGGGTACCGGTGCTGTGGTCGATGACGCCGACCAGGAGGAACAGCGGCGCCTTGAACAGGGAGTGCGCCACGAGCATGGCCAGTCCGGCCAGGGCGGCGGCGCGGGTCCCGGTGCCCAGCAGGGCGACGAGGAAGCCGAGCTGGCTGATGGTGCCGTAGGCCAGGAGGAGCTTGAGGTCGAACTGGCGCAGGGCCTTCCACCCGGCGAGGATCATCGTCAGCGTGCCGAAGAACAGCGCCATGGTCTGCCAGAGGACGGCATCGGGGAAGGCGGGCGTCAGCCGGGCCACGAGGTAGACCCCGGCCTTGACCATCGCCGCGGCGTGCAGGTAGCCGGAGACCGGGGTGGGCGCGCGCATGGCGGCCGGCAGCCAGAGGCTGAACGGGAACAGCGCGGACTTGGACATCGCGCCGATCATCACCAGGACGAGCGCGACGCTGACCATGGTGCCGGAGGGGGGAGCGGCGACGATCTCGGAGATGACGTAGGTGCCCGCGCTCTCGCCGAGCAGGATCATGCCGACGAGCATGGTCAGGCCGCCGAGGGTGGTGACGGTGAGCGCCGTCATGGCGGCGCGGCGGCTCTCCTTGAGCTCGGTGCTGTGTCCGATGAGCAGGTAGGAGAAGACCGTGGTCAGCTCCCAGTAGACGAAGAGCTGGATGAGGTCGTCGGCCAGGACCAGGCCGAGCATGGCCGCGGCGAAGGCGACGAAGACCCCGGCGAAGCGGCCGAGCCCGGGTTCAGAGTCCTCGAAGTAGCGGGCGCAGTACACCAGGATGACCGCGCCGACCCCGGCGGCGATCAGTGTCATGACGAGGCCGAGCGTGTCCATGCGCAGGCCCAGGCGCAGGGAGAACTCCGGCGCCCACGCCATGGCCTCGGTCAGGTCGTCCCCGCCCAGGACCGCGGGGACCTGGAACAGGGTCCAGACCGTGGCCGCGGCAGGGACGATCGCGAGCGCGAGGAAGGCGTTGCGGCCCCACCGGCGCACGAGTAAGGGGGCGACCGCCGCGGCGAGGACATGCGCGATCAGCACGGTCGTCAAAGTGCCCCTCCCGGACTGCTCCGGTCCCGCGCCGCGCAGCGGCGCACCGGTCGCGGCCAGGGTCGTCGCCGTCGGCGACGCGTGCCTGCCGCGGGTGCGCCCTCGCGGGCGGACGTCCGCCGCCCCGGCACCGTCCGCCTCGCCCGCAACCGGCGTCGTCGGGAAGGTGTGGTCTCGGTGCGTCGGGGCATGGTTTATTTGCGTACTCTGGTTATTTAATAGCTAGGCTATACAACCGTCAAACCGCCGCGCGGCCTCCGGTGCCCCGGCGACCGCTTCGTATGCGAGGACCGCTCCGTGCCCGACGACCACCACGAGCCGGCCGAGGACGGCTCCGCCGCCCAACTCCAGGAGTTCCAGCGCGCCTGGACCGAGCTGATCAACGCGGCGATCCACGCCCGCACGCGGAGCGGTCAGTGCCGGGCCGCCGATGAGCTGACACTGACGCAAACCCTGCTCATGGAGGCGGTCCGAGGCCTGCCGGACCCGACCGTGGGTTCGGTCGCCAAGGTCGTCGGGGTCTCGTCCCCCTCCGCTACCCGTATGATCCAGCAGCTCGAACGCAAGGGGATGATGGCGCGCCGCCGGGCCGAGCACGACGAGCGCAGGACTGTGGTGGCCATCACCGAGGAGGGTGAGAGAGTCCTCGCCGAGCGGCGGCTGGAGATGGAGTGCAAACAGCGCCGGATCTTCGACGCCATCGATCCGGCGCTGCGCCCCACGGTGCTGGAGGTCCTGCACGGTCTGCGCGAGGCCATGGACCAGGCCTGAGACGGGTAGGTCCCGGCGTACTCACAGGAGTCGGAGTCGCGCTGTTACAGGCGGTCGCGGCGGGCGCTGGCGAGGAACGCCCGCCATTGGCCCGAGTCGGCGAAGGTGAGGTGTCCGAGGTCCCTGTGCTGTGTGTCCCGGACGGCGGCCCCGCCAGTCACGTCGGCTACCTCCACGCAGTTGTCGCCAGACCCGCTGTAGGACGACTTCCGGAAGTTCAAAGCACCATTCGGCATCATGTCGGTTCCCTTGACTCAGACGTAGTTGCGTCCAAGAGTTACCCACTGTGCGGCGAAGGCCCCACCGGTTGTGGGGCCTTCTGTCGTCCGGCTACAGGCTGTCGCGGCGCGCGATGGCGAGAAACGCCCGCCATTGGCCCGAGTCGGCGAAGGTGAGGTGCCCGAGGTCCCTGTGCAGCATGTCCCTGTTGCCGACTCACGCTTGCTCAGGCGCTTCGGTCAGAACTGGTCCGCGCCGACCGCCTGGCCGATGGGGAAGACGTGCCGGGTGGCGGCGCAGATCGTCTCAAGGGCGTGGACGGGGACGTCCTCGGTCGAGAGGCCGACGCGAAGCACCTGTACGACCCACTCGCCGGGGATGTCGAGCAGGTCCGCCTCGTACGGGGTGGCGGGGCGGCATGTCAGTGTTTCGGTCGCATGACCGAACCGGTGTCCGAGGTCCTCGATGGCGGCTTGCAGCGTGGGCAGCACGAAGCCCTGGCCGTCGAGCCGGGTGTTCTCGCCGACGTCGGTGCGGAAGTAGCTGGTGGAGATGCGCACCGGGACGCCGTTGGCCCAGAACATCTTGCGCCGGGCGATGACGTGCTGGCCGGGATCGACCCGGAGCCCGGCGGCGACGTGCTCGTTGGCGGGCTCCTGGCCCACGAACAGCATCTTGCGTTCGGGAGTGAGGCCCTGTTGTTCGGCCTCGGTCAGGTAGAGGCTCTTGGAGCCGCGAGTGGACGGTGGTGTCGGCAGGGCGCGCTGCACGAGGACCCTCGGACGCGGTTCGGTGGGTCCAGCGGGTGCCTTGTGCTCACCGGTCCCCGCCTTCTTCATCTGGCTCACCCGACCAGGCGTGACACCAAGGAATCGCGCGATGTCATCCTGCAGGGTCCCGGCCCCCTGCGCCTCGACGATGGCCCCGCGGCGGATGCGGGACAGTTCCACACT
This region includes:
- a CDS encoding UTRA domain-containing protein codes for the protein MDARTLHDIAAIEDPLERARAASHAMAGLQGQSVELSRIRRGAIVEAQGAGTLQDDIARFLGVTPGRVSQMKKAGTGEHKAPAGPTEPRPRVLVQRALPTPPSTRGSKSLYLTEAEQQGLTPERKMLFVGQEPANEHVAAGLRVDPGQHVIARRKMFWANGVPVRISTSYFRTDVGENTRLDGQGFVLPTLQAAIEDLGHRFGHATETLTCRPATPYEADLLDIPGEWVVQVLRVGLSTEDVPVHALETICAATRHVFPIGQAVGADQF
- a CDS encoding DUF397 domain-containing protein yields the protein MMPNGALNFRKSSYSGSGDNCVEVADVTGGAAVRDTQHRDLGHLTFADSGQWRAFLASARRDRL
- a CDS encoding MarR family winged helix-turn-helix transcriptional regulator, encoding MPDDHHEPAEDGSAAQLQEFQRAWTELINAAIHARTRSGQCRAADELTLTQTLLMEAVRGLPDPTVGSVAKVVGVSSPSATRMIQQLERKGMMARRRAEHDERRTVVAITEEGERVLAERRLEMECKQRRIFDAIDPALRPTVLEVLHGLREAMDQA